The following nucleotide sequence is from Pseudomonadota bacterium.
TATAGATATCACAGCCAAAGTTATTGCGGAAAGTTCTGCCAAACAAACGGAAATTGTAAACTACACTTCTTTAAAGTTTAACAACACTATCAAGGTAATGGATAAGCTGGTAAAACAGTCAACCCAAACTATTTCAAAAGTAGATGAAGCAATCAAAAAAACTCAAAAAGGGGAAATAAATGCACGTGAAATAATAAGTCACCTTGAGCTTGTACTCAAACAAATGAGTGACTCCGCTCAACCTATTTCAAGATTACCTGAAAAAGTAGAAAAAATAAAAATAGTGACAAATGTAATAGAAGGTATTTCCCAGAAAACAGATCTTCTGTCTCTCAATGCTTCAATCGAAGCAACAAGAGCCGGTGAATCCGGTAAAGGTTTTGCCATAGTTGCCGAAGAAATAAGAAATATGGCTGAAAGTTCAAAACAGTCATCAAAAGCTATTACAAAGCTAGTTGAAGATATTCTGGAAGACAATCATATGCTTAAAAATTTCTTAGCCAAGAATCAGGCAGAAATTGATAAAGGAAATAAAATTATACACGGTATTGTTCAAACATTTAGTGATATGCTTCTTGGTGTAAAAGATATATTTTCTGAAATAAAAACCATTGAAGAAACCACAGTTTTACAGGCCCAGGAACTTAGAGGTTTTTCGGAACATTTCCAAAAGCTTTCTGTTTATGCATCCAGAAACTATGAATCTACTCAAAAAACTACTGTTTCAGCAAGTAACCAGAAAAATGAAGTTAAAAAAATGGCAAGCGCAATAAATTTACTGGACAAACTTTCTCAAAAGATGATGGAAACGCAACAGCATTTCATCCTTCCGGAACAGCCGCAACAAATGCCAAAAAAGTTAAATAATGAAAATAAAGATGATAAACAGCTATGAAATTATTCGTTTTTAAATCAAAAGATAAATATATTGGAATAGAATCCGAATATATTTACAGGATAATTGATGATTATAAAGTAACACCGGTATGCCTTACTCCAAAATGCTATGCCGGCCTGATATTTTACAGAGGAGAACTTTTTGATGTAATAAATATCAAACTTCTTCTTGGAAGTTCAGAATACTCCGAAAGTGCTTATGATGAATTAATACAAAACCAGCGTATAATTATTGTTAAATGGCATAATAAAAAGCTTGCTGTTATTCCGGATGAAATAATCGGCATGATATGGATAGACGGCGACTTCGAAGGCTTAAGCATATATCACCATGAAGATAAAAATATAAATTTAATAACACCAGATTATATCTGGAAAAAATTATTAGAGCTTTCCTATGGATATCACTAAATATGAAAAGATATTTGCTCAGGAATCAGACAAATATCTAAAAGAACTTGATGATCTATTAATGCAGGTCGAAAAGGATTTATCAAACCTTGCTTTGTGGGCAGAGATTCACGGCAAAATCCATTCTATTAAAGGTATGGCTAGAGCTCTTAGTTTGAATAAAATTTCAGATTTATGCCATTTAATGGAAGACTGGAGTTTGACTTTTCAAAAGGGCACAATAAACAGTTCTCCTGATGCCGTTCAAGCCCTTTTTGACAGCTCTGATTTTTTAAGATATCTTGTTTCAAAAAAAGGATCCATCGAAACCTTTGAAGATCAGAAATTGTATAGCAGTCTGATATCCAAATTTGAAAAAAATCCTTCCGAACTTACTAAAACAGGATCGCCAACTCAGAAAGATCAAACAACAAACCTTTATCAATCTTCTGCTTTAACTATAGATCATGTAAAAATAAAGTATTCTTTTATTGAGGAGCTTCTTGGACTAACACAGGAAATACAGCTTCTTGCTAAAAATTTTCCAACTTTTTCAGACAATCAGATGACATCGGGTCTTAAAAACTGGATCGATCATTATGCCACTTTGATGAAAGTTCTATATTTTAAGTTAACACAGCTAAGATTGATGAATGTCGGCGATTTTGCAGATCTTTTTTTAAAAAGCATTAGAAATATAGCAAAAGAATCTAATAAAAGCGTTAATATTGAAATAATCGGCAGTGAAATACAGGCGGACATTACTCTTCTTGAGCGTCTTCGTGAACCAATGATACATATTTTCAGAAACTGTATCGCTCATGGTATTGAACCGGCAGAAGAGCGAACCAATACAGGAAAACCTGCAAACGGTAAAATTACAATTGAAACAAGAAGTGAAAAAGAGAATTTATTCATCAAAATCCGCGATGACGGACGCGGTATAAATAAGTCTTCCATCATTCAATATCTCAAAGAAAAGCAATCAATGGATGATGAAGATATTGGCAGAATGTCTGAAGAGGAACTCTACAATACTATTTTAAGTCCGGATTTTTCTTCATCTGCTAAAACAACGGAATTATCCGGCAGAGGTATTGGCATGAATGTTGTTGCTCAGTCAATTGATTACCTGGGTGGCTCCTTGTCCATATCTTCGGAAATTGGAAAGGGAACAGAGTTTACTATCAAATTACCGCTGTCACTCTCAATCATTTATGCAATTGTATTTTCAATAGGAAAATATAACCTGGCAATCCCCACTCTGTATGTCGAATCAATAAGCAATATAGATGCATCTTCTGACGAAGATATTACTTCTTATTACAATATCAAAAATTTTATCGGGGAAGAAGATAACAAAAAAAATAGCTATAATGTGTTAAATCTAAAATATTTTAATAATCAGGCAGCCATTATTGGGAATCAACCCACTTTGCATTTTATAGTAGATAGTATTATCGGGAACCGGCCTCTCATGGTTTTGCCGACAGGAGAGCTTATGTCAGGAATAAAACTCTTTTCCGGCATCGGTATTATGGAAAACGGGGACGTCACCCTGCTTCTCGACATAGATAAACTTCCATCGCAAAATCAATAAAGCCCGCCACACTTTGATGAACGTTAATAAAGTCAATCAAATTTAATCATTCTCAAGATGATACCCCGATTCACCCTCATAGATTAATGTATGAGTCCTTTGCGCAATTTTTTCAGGATCAACTTTAATTTTCGCGACGCCTGATTCCATAGCTGCACGCGCAACCGCAGCAGCAACCGCAGGAGGAACATTAAAATCCATTCCCATAGGAATAATGCACTCGGGATTAAGTGTTTTGTCTGAAACAAGAGCGGCTACAGTTCTTGCTGCCGCTATCTTCATCTCCTCATTAATCATCCTTGCACGAACATCCAATGCTCCTCTGAATACACCCGGAAAAATCAAGGAATTATTGACCTGATTGGGAAAGTCCGATCTGCCTGTAGCCACAATCAATGCTCCGGCCTCTTTTGCCTCATCCGGGTGAATCTCAGGTGTTGGGTTGGCAAGCGCAAATATGACGGGATCTTTTGCCATAGTTAAGACCATTTCTTTTGTAAGAGCCCCTGCAACAGAAAGGCCTATAAAGATTTCAGATCCTTTAATGACTTTAGCAAGATCTCCTTTTGTTTTTTCAGGATTTGTCTGCTCAGCCATTTCATCTTTAATCCAGTTCATACCTTCTTTTCGCCCTTTATATATGGCCCCGTTTTTATCACAAAGTATAATTTGTTTTATTCCTATCTCCATTATAAGTTTGCAAACAGCAATGGCTGCGGCACCGGCTCCGTTTATTACAACCTTCACATCCTCAGCTTTTTTGCCGGATATTTTGAGTGAATTAAGTAAAGCAGCCGTGACAATAATCGCAGTTCCATGCTGGTCATCATGAAATACAGGGATATCCATCTCTTCTTTAAGGCGTCTTTCGATATAAAAGCAACGGGGCGCTGATATGTCTTCAAGATTTATTCCCCCGAAAGTCGGGCTCATTCTTTTTACGATCTCAACAATTTGATCTGCATCCTGCGTACATAAACAGATTGGGAAGGCCTCAACTCCGGCAAAAGTCTGAAACAAAATTGCTTTGCCTTCCATTACAGGCATCGCAGCCTGCGGGCCGATATTGCCAAGACCAAGCACAGCACTACCATCTGTAACAATGGCCACAAGATTTCCCTTGGCAGTGTAGTCATATATCAATTCAGGGTTTTCTCTTATCAATCGGGCCGGCACTTCCGCAAAAGGAGGCATGTAAAACTGGCCGAGAATATAATTATCCTTGATCGCTATTTTACTTCTTATCTGGAGAACCCCACGGTATCGCCTGTGAAACTCAAGAGATTCTTCCTCAATCGACTTTTTTTTCGGATCAGGTGGCTCAATTGGCCACTGCCCTTCATATACATACCTGCGTGTCATATCGGAAATCAAAGCCGGGTCCACATCCCCTTTGGCTTCTCCTGTCTGTATAGCAGCCTTTGCAACCGCTTCCGCAATTTTAGGGGCAACCCGAAAGTCAAATATTTTCGGCATAACATGCTCAGGAGCAAGTTCCTCGGAACTTACGCAATCAGCAAGAGCCTGAGCCGCAGAAAGTGCCATTTCAGTATTAATATTACTTGCTCTTGTTTCAAGAATACCTCTGAAAAAACCGGGGAAAATCATCGCAACATCAGACTGATTCGGGAAATCAGCTCTGTTAAATACCATAACTTTTGCACCTGCAGCGCGCGCTTTTTCCGGCATAATTTCAGGATGAGGAATTGAAAGCGCAAAAACTATCGGGTCCTTTGCCATGGATTTTATCATATCCCCGCTAAGAAC
It contains:
- a CDS encoding methyl-accepting chemotaxis protein, whose product is MGRTSLKNKLIMYFLILLLIVIVVIATVNQTTNDFFLAQGLSIALAMAIGTVFGIIFSRSITSRLNKLSKVAKEISCGDLTQEIQIISSDEIRDLEEVFSLMVNHLRALLLDMKNVSFKIHTTNSMLKILGKKLLENSNDIDITAKVIAESSAKQTEIVNYTSLKFNNTIKVMDKLVKQSTQTISKVDEAIKKTQKGEINAREIISHLELVLKQMSDSAQPISRLPEKVEKIKIVTNVIEGISQKTDLLSLNASIEATRAGESGKGFAIVAEEIRNMAESSKQSSKAITKLVEDILEDNHMLKNFLAKNQAEIDKGNKIIHGIVQTFSDMLLGVKDIFSEIKTIEETTVLQAQELRGFSEHFQKLSVYASRNYESTQKTTVSASNQKNEVKKMASAINLLDKLSQKMMETQQHFILPEQPQQMPKKLNNENKDDKQL
- a CDS encoding Hpt domain-containing protein, yielding MDITKYEKIFAQESDKYLKELDDLLMQVEKDLSNLALWAEIHGKIHSIKGMARALSLNKISDLCHLMEDWSLTFQKGTINSSPDAVQALFDSSDFLRYLVSKKGSIETFEDQKLYSSLISKFEKNPSELTKTGSPTQKDQTTNLYQSSALTIDHVKIKYSFIEELLGLTQEIQLLAKNFPTFSDNQMTSGLKNWIDHYATLMKVLYFKLTQLRLMNVGDFADLFLKSIRNIAKESNKSVNIEIIGSEIQADITLLERLREPMIHIFRNCIAHGIEPAEERTNTGKPANGKITIETRSEKENLFIKIRDDGRGINKSSIIQYLKEKQSMDDEDIGRMSEEELYNTILSPDFSSSAKTTELSGRGIGMNVVAQSIDYLGGSLSISSEIGKGTEFTIKLPLSLSIIYAIVFSIGKYNLAIPTLYVESISNIDASSDEDITSYYNIKNFIGEEDNKKNSYNVLNLKYFNNQAAIIGNQPTLHFIVDSIIGNRPLMVLPTGELMSGIKLFSGIGIMENGDVTLLLDIDKLPSQNQ
- a CDS encoding chemotaxis protein CheW, with protein sequence MKLFVFKSKDKYIGIESEYIYRIIDDYKVTPVCLTPKCYAGLIFYRGELFDVINIKLLLGSSEYSESAYDELIQNQRIIIVKWHNKKLAVIPDEIIGMIWIDGDFEGLSIYHHEDKNINLITPDYIWKKLLELSYGYH
- a CDS encoding NADP-dependent malic enzyme → MPDKITNQEAQALAYRKRYRGVIGVSPKIPIKDSKILSLVYTPGVASSCLEIARDPVQSYSLSCRGNTVGILTDGSGLFRLGHAGPEAALPVMEGKSVIFKTFAGVDALPICIRTKDPYEFIETALALTPTFGAFCLEDIASPQSFTITDHLERAADIPVFNNHGLGVAIPVLAALINSMKVVGKDIINARVVINGAGMAGLASADLLIKAGIKQVIVCDRDGALYKYRLKGMSWAKWEIVKITNPENFTGTLEQALKNADVFIGLSSGNVLSGDMIKSMAKDPIVFALSIPHPEIMPEKARAAGAKVMVFNRADFPNQSDVAMIFPGFFRGILETRASNINTEMALSAAQALADCVSSEELAPEHVMPKIFDFRVAPKIAEAVAKAAIQTGEAKGDVDPALISDMTRRYVYEGQWPIEPPDPKKKSIEEESLEFHRRYRGVLQIRSKIAIKDNYILGQFYMPPFAEVPARLIRENPELIYDYTAKGNLVAIVTDGSAVLGLGNIGPQAAMPVMEGKAILFQTFAGVEAFPICLCTQDADQIVEIVKRMSPTFGGINLEDISAPRCFYIERRLKEEMDIPVFHDDQHGTAIIVTAALLNSLKISGKKAEDVKVVINGAGAAAIAVCKLIMEIGIKQIILCDKNGAIYKGRKEGMNWIKDEMAEQTNPEKTKGDLAKVIKGSEIFIGLSVAGALTKEMVLTMAKDPVIFALANPTPEIHPDEAKEAGALIVATGRSDFPNQVNNSLIFPGVFRGALDVRARMINEEMKIAAARTVAALVSDKTLNPECIIPMGMDFNVPPAVAAAVARAAMESGVAKIKVDPEKIAQRTHTLIYEGESGYHLEND